A stretch of DNA from Synechococcus sp. PROS-9-1:
GAAGCAGGGCGAGTTCGGAGGGGTTGATCTGAATGGCCGCTCCAGCTTGAGCACCGATGGCCAGACCTTCGTCGGCCAGCAGGCTGCAGCGCCAGTCCCAATTCCCGATCGGTGGAGACAGGGCGGCTCCACTGCGGCAACAGGTTTGGAGAGGGAGGCCATAGCCGCCGAGAGCGAGCAGATGAACACAGGCCTGAACAAGCGTTGCCAAGGTGCGATCAACACGCTCTCCTTCAGAACTTTCCCTCTCAGATTCACGCTGCCTTCGCGCCAGCAGCTCGAGCCGCTCGAGATGCATCAAGACCGCACTGAGCATCCCGGGGACGGGATCATCGCCTGCGACCAATGAGATCGAGAGCTCAGATAGGGCCTGGGCAGCTGCCAGCGTTTCCAATCGCTGGCCCACGTTGCCGAAATTGTGTTGGACCCGAAGTTGGCGTACCCGAAGCAGGCCGCTGCGTCCTCCCACCTGCAGCTCCAGGGTGGTGAGAGGAACCGCCGCCGCAAGGCTGCTGCGTGGTTTACGAGCCCC
This window harbors:
- a CDS encoding DNA repair protein RecO; translated protein: MSPERRIEGLALKVGPLGEHDRLLTLLSDDVGLIRLAVPGARKPRSSLAAAVPLTTLELQVGGRSGLLRVRQLRVQHNFGNVGQRLETLAAAQALSELSISLVAGDDPVPGMLSAVLMHLERLELLARRQRESERESSEGERVDRTLATLVQACVHLLALGGYGLPLQTCCRSGAALSPPIGNWDWRCSLLADEGLAIGAQAGAAIQINPSELALLQRLTRLELPERQDGGLMGPRPVWLRLFTLVECWCRVHLPRPVRSFAMVREAVASA